A single window of Nicotiana sylvestris chromosome 3, ASM39365v2, whole genome shotgun sequence DNA harbors:
- the LOC104230954 gene encoding kunitz trypsin inhibitor 5-like — protein MEVNVRRRLFMVHLILVALSTSLFCLVKAQDVLDVSGKDVRKGGYYRIIPAGRGNGGGITVASIRNRTNPLVVSQHADESIISISTQFSPANSNENTIKISTDLNIKFTSEITLSNSSNVWRINTELIPQRYLVTVGGVEGNPGRETLSNWFKIDKYEDAYKLVYCPGVCETCSRPFCGDIGILVEGNERVLFVGSDKPLKVTFDCIKYWDETINNYTPCPSASISNKLSALPFVKVVIWIVICYLIKLM, from the coding sequence ATGGAAGTTAACGTTAGACGACGATTATTCATGGTACATTTAATACTTGTTGCATTGTCAACAAGCTTATTTTGCCTCGTAAAAGCTCAAGATGTGCTCGACGTTTCCGGTAAAGATGTCCGAAAAGGAGGGTATTATCGCATCATTCCGGCTGGTCGGGGCAACGGCGGTGGAATTACGGTTGCATCTATTAGGAACCGAACCAACCCGCTAGTCGTAAGCCAACATGCCGATGAATCTATCATCAGTATTAGCACTCAATTTTCACCAGCAAACTCGAACGAAAATACCATCAAAATATCAACTGATCTGAACATCAAGTTTACGTCAGAGATAACATTATCTAATTCGTCTAACGTATGGAGAATTAACACTGAATTAATTCCGCAACGTTATTTAGTGACAGTTGGTGGAGTAGAAGGAAATCCAGGGCGTGAAACATTAAGCAACTGGTTCAAGATTGACAAGTACGAGGATGCTTACAAACTTGTGTATTGTCCTGGAGTTTGTGAGACATGTAGTAGACCATTTTGTGGAGATATTGGAATACTTGTTGAAGGTAACGAAAGGGTTTTGTTTGTTGGTTCTGATAAACCATTGAAAGTTACATTTGATTGTATCAAATACTGGGATGAAACTATAAATAATTATACTCCTTGTCCCAGTGCCAGCATCTCAAACAAATTGTCAGCCTTGCCTTTTGTTAAAGTTGTAATATGGATTGTTATTTGTTACCTGATAAAGCTAATGTAG